The Kosakonia sacchari SP1 genome includes a window with the following:
- the nuoG gene encoding NADH-quinone oxidoreductase subunit NuoG: protein MATIHVDGKEYEVNGADNLLEACLSLGLDIPYFCWHPALGSVGACRQCAVKQYQNAEDTRGRLVMSCMTPASDGTFISIDDDEAKQFRESVVEWLMTNHPHDCPVCEEGGNCHLQDMTVMTGHSFRRYRFTKRTHRNQDLGPFISHEMNRCIACYRCVRYYKDYADGTDLGVYGAHDNVYFGRPEDGVLESEFSGNLVEICPTGVFTDKTHSERYNRKWDMQFAPSICQQCSLGCNTSPGERYGELRRIENRYNGTVNHYFLCDRGRFGYGYVNLKDRPRQPVQRRGDDLITLNAEQAMQGAADILRQSKKVIGIGSPRASVESNFALRALVGAENFYTGIAKGEQERLELALKVLREGGIRTPALREIESYDAVLILGEDITQTGARVALAVRQAVKGKAREMAAAQKVADWQIAAIMNIGQRAKHPLFVTNVDSTRLDDIAAWTYCAPVEDQARLGFAIAHALDEASPAVDGLSNDLKSKVDVIVQALAGAKKPLIISGTNAGSTAVIQAAANVAKALKGRGSDVGITMIARSVNSMGLGLIGGGSLDDALAELESGSADAVVVLENDLHRHASAARVDAALAKAPLVLVVDHQRTAIMDSAHLVLSAASFAESDGTVINNEGRAQRFFQVYDPTYYDSKTLMLESWRWLHSLHSTVQNREVDWTQLDHVIDAAVEALPQLAGIKDAAPDASFRIRGQKLAREPHRYSGRTAMRANISVHEPRQPQDKDTMFAFSMEGNNQPSAPRSQIPFAWAPGWNSPQAWNKFQDEVGGHLRHGDPGVRLIEASVSGLDYFTTVPGAFEVQDGKWRIAPYYHLFGSDELSQRSPVFQSRMPQPYIKLNPADAAKLGVNAGAHISFTYEGQTISLPLQVSEGLAAGQVGLPMGMPGIAPVLAGARLENLQEAQA from the coding sequence ATGGCTACTATTCATGTAGACGGCAAAGAATACGAGGTAAACGGAGCAGACAACCTTCTTGAGGCGTGTCTCTCTTTAGGCCTTGATATTCCCTATTTTTGCTGGCATCCGGCGCTGGGGAGCGTGGGTGCGTGCCGCCAGTGTGCGGTGAAGCAATATCAAAACGCGGAAGACACGCGTGGCCGCCTGGTGATGTCCTGTATGACACCGGCATCCGACGGTACTTTTATCTCTATTGATGACGACGAAGCGAAGCAGTTCCGTGAAAGCGTGGTCGAGTGGCTGATGACCAACCACCCGCACGACTGCCCGGTCTGCGAAGAAGGGGGCAACTGCCACCTGCAGGATATGACCGTGATGACCGGTCACAGCTTCCGCCGCTATCGTTTCACCAAACGTACGCACCGCAATCAGGATCTCGGCCCGTTCATCTCTCACGAAATGAACCGCTGTATCGCCTGTTACCGCTGCGTGCGTTACTACAAAGATTACGCGGACGGCACGGATCTTGGCGTGTATGGCGCCCATGACAACGTGTACTTTGGTCGCCCGGAAGATGGCGTGCTTGAAAGCGAATTCTCCGGCAACCTGGTGGAAATCTGCCCGACCGGCGTATTCACCGATAAAACCCACTCTGAGCGTTATAACCGTAAGTGGGATATGCAGTTCGCGCCGAGCATCTGCCAGCAGTGCTCCCTGGGTTGTAACACCAGCCCTGGCGAACGTTATGGTGAATTGCGTCGCATCGAAAACCGCTACAACGGCACGGTTAACCACTACTTCCTCTGCGACCGTGGTCGTTTTGGCTATGGCTACGTCAACCTGAAAGACAGACCGCGTCAGCCGGTTCAACGCCGTGGCGATGATCTGATCACCCTTAACGCCGAGCAGGCGATGCAGGGTGCCGCGGATATTCTGCGTCAGTCGAAGAAAGTGATCGGTATCGGTTCTCCGCGCGCAAGCGTAGAGAGTAACTTCGCGCTGCGTGCATTAGTCGGTGCGGAAAACTTCTATACCGGCATCGCTAAAGGTGAGCAGGAACGTCTTGAGCTGGCGCTGAAAGTGCTGCGCGAAGGCGGCATTCGTACACCGGCGCTGCGTGAAATTGAATCTTACGATGCGGTGCTGATCCTCGGTGAGGATATCACCCAGACCGGCGCCCGCGTCGCGCTGGCGGTTCGTCAGGCGGTGAAAGGCAAAGCACGTGAAATGGCGGCGGCGCAGAAAGTGGCCGACTGGCAGATCGCGGCGATCATGAACATTGGTCAGCGTGCTAAACATCCGCTGTTTGTTACCAACGTCGACAGTACCCGTCTGGACGATATCGCAGCGTGGACCTACTGCGCACCGGTAGAAGACCAGGCTCGCTTAGGTTTCGCCATCGCGCATGCGCTGGACGAAGCTTCTCCTGCGGTTGACGGTCTGAGCAACGACCTGAAAAGCAAAGTAGATGTGATTGTTCAGGCGCTGGCCGGGGCCAAAAAACCGCTGATTATCTCCGGAACTAACGCCGGAAGCACGGCGGTGATTCAGGCGGCAGCAAACGTTGCGAAAGCACTGAAAGGCCGTGGTTCCGATGTCGGCATCACCATGATTGCCCGTTCGGTGAACAGCATGGGGCTGGGGCTTATCGGCGGCGGTAGCCTCGATGACGCGCTGGCTGAGCTGGAAAGCGGCAGTGCTGACGCCGTTGTCGTGCTGGAAAACGATCTGCACCGTCACGCTTCAGCGGCCCGCGTTGACGCGGCGCTGGCAAAAGCGCCGCTGGTACTGGTGGTTGATCATCAGCGCACCGCCATTATGGATAGCGCCCATCTGGTGCTTTCCGCCGCCAGCTTTGCTGAAAGCGACGGTACGGTCATCAATAACGAAGGCCGCGCACAGCGCTTCTTCCAGGTTTACGACCCGACCTATTACGACAGCAAAACGCTGATGCTGGAAAGCTGGCGCTGGCTGCACTCGCTGCACAGCACTGTGCAAAACCGCGAAGTGGACTGGACGCAGCTTGATCATGTGATCGACGCGGCGGTTGAAGCCCTGCCGCAACTGGCCGGTATTAAAGATGCCGCGCCTGATGCCAGCTTCCGCATTCGTGGTCAGAAACTGGCGCGTGAACCGCACCGCTACAGTGGACGCACAGCGATGCGCGCCAATATCAGCGTGCACGAACCGCGTCAGCCGCAGGACAAAGACACCATGTTCGCTTTCTCAATGGAAGGGAACAACCAGCCGTCTGCGCCGCGTTCGCAAATTCCGTTTGCATGGGCGCCGGGCTGGAACTCCCCGCAGGCCTGGAACAAATTCCAGGACGAAGTGGGTGGTCACCTGCGTCACGGCGATCCGGGCGTACGCCTGATCGAAGCGTCTGTAAGCGGTCTTGATTACTTCACTACTGTACCGGGCGCGTTCGAAGTGCAGGATGGCAAGTGGCGTATCGCGCCTTACTATCACCTGTTTGGCAGTGACGAACTGTCCCAGCGTTCGCCGGTGTTCCAGAGCCGTATGCCGCAACCCTACATCAAGCTGAATCCGGCAGATGCCGCGAAGCTTGGCGTGAACGCGGGCGCGCATATCTCCTTCACTTACGAAGGGCAGACTATCAGCCTGCCGTTGCAGGTTTCTGAAGGTCTGGCGGCAGGGCAGGTTGGGCTGCCGATGGGGATGCCGGGCATCGCGCCGGTACTGGCCGGGGCACGTCTTGAAAATCTGCAGGAGGCGCAAGCATGA
- the nuoC gene encoding NADH-quinone oxidoreductase subunit C/D, with the protein MVNNMTDLTAQEAAWQTRDHLDDPVIGELRNRFGPDAFTVQATRTGVPVVWVKREQLLEVVDFLKKLPKPYVMLFDLHGMDERLRTHRAGLPAADFSVFYHFISIDRNRDIMLKVALAENDLNVPTITKLFPNANWYERETWEMFGVTFNGHPHLTRIMMPQTWTGHPLRKDYPARATEFDPFELTKAKQDLEMEALTFKPEDWGMKRGTENEDFMFLNLGPNHPSAHGAFRIILQLDGEEIVDCVPDIGYHHRGAEKMGERQSWHSYIPYTDRIEYLGGCVNEMPYVLAVEKLAGITVPDRVNVIRVMLSELFRINSHLLYISTFIQDVGAMTPVFFAFTDRQKIYDLVEAITGFRMHPAWFRIGGVAHDLPRGWDRLLREFLDWMPKRLASYEKAALRNTILKGRSQGVAAYNAKEALEWGTTGAGLRATGINFDVRKARPYSGYENFDFEIPVGGGVSDCYTRVMLKVEELRQSLRILEQCLNNMPEGPFKADHPLTTPPPKERTLQHIETLITHFLQVSWGPVMPANESFQMIEATKGINSYYLTSDGSTMSYRTRVRTPSFAHLQQIPSAIRGSLVSDLIVYLGSIDFVMSDVDR; encoded by the coding sequence ATGGTGAACAATATGACCGATTTAACTGCGCAAGAAGCCGCATGGCAGACCCGGGATCATCTGGATGATCCGGTCATTGGCGAATTGCGCAACCGTTTTGGGCCGGATGCCTTTACCGTTCAGGCGACCCGCACCGGGGTACCCGTCGTTTGGGTTAAGCGTGAGCAGTTGCTGGAAGTGGTCGATTTCTTAAAGAAATTACCGAAACCATACGTCATGCTGTTCGATTTGCACGGCATGGACGAACGTCTACGCACACACCGCGCCGGTTTGCCCGCCGCGGATTTTTCCGTTTTCTACCACTTCATTTCCATCGATCGCAACCGCGACATCATGCTGAAAGTGGCGCTGGCTGAAAACGATCTGAATGTGCCGACAATTACCAAACTTTTCCCGAACGCCAACTGGTATGAGCGTGAAACTTGGGAGATGTTTGGCGTTACCTTTAATGGTCACCCGCACCTGACGCGCATCATGATGCCGCAAACCTGGACGGGTCACCCGCTGCGTAAAGATTACCCGGCGCGCGCGACTGAATTCGATCCGTTTGAGCTGACCAAAGCCAAGCAGGATCTGGAAATGGAAGCGTTGACCTTCAAGCCGGAAGACTGGGGCATGAAACGCGGCACCGAAAACGAGGACTTTATGTTCCTCAACCTCGGCCCGAACCACCCCTCTGCGCATGGTGCGTTCCGTATCATTCTGCAACTGGACGGCGAAGAGATCGTCGACTGCGTGCCGGATATCGGTTACCACCATCGTGGCGCGGAGAAAATGGGTGAGCGCCAGTCCTGGCACAGCTACATTCCTTACACCGACCGTATCGAGTATCTCGGCGGTTGCGTAAACGAAATGCCTTACGTGCTGGCGGTGGAAAAACTGGCCGGTATCACCGTGCCGGATCGCGTCAACGTGATCCGCGTGATGCTGTCTGAACTGTTCCGCATCAATAGCCACCTGCTTTATATCTCAACCTTTATCCAGGACGTCGGCGCAATGACGCCGGTGTTCTTCGCCTTTACCGATCGTCAGAAAATTTACGATCTGGTGGAAGCGATCACCGGTTTCCGTATGCACCCGGCCTGGTTCCGCATTGGCGGCGTGGCGCACGATCTGCCGCGTGGTTGGGATCGTCTGCTGCGTGAGTTCCTTGACTGGATGCCAAAACGGCTGGCCTCTTACGAGAAAGCGGCGCTGCGTAACACCATTCTGAAAGGCCGCTCGCAGGGCGTTGCCGCTTACAACGCGAAAGAAGCGCTGGAGTGGGGCACGACCGGTGCAGGCCTGCGTGCGACCGGCATCAATTTTGACGTGCGTAAAGCGCGCCCGTACTCCGGTTACGAGAACTTCGACTTTGAAATCCCGGTTGGCGGTGGCGTGAGCGACTGCTACACCCGCGTGATGCTGAAAGTTGAAGAGTTGCGCCAGAGCCTGCGCATTCTTGAGCAGTGCCTCAACAACATGCCGGAAGGCCCGTTCAAAGCGGATCACCCGCTGACAACGCCGCCGCCGAAAGAGCGCACGCTGCAACATATCGAAACCCTGATTACTCACTTCTTGCAGGTGTCGTGGGGCCCGGTAATGCCGGCCAACGAATCCTTCCAGATGATTGAAGCAACTAAGGGTATTAATAGTTACTACCTAACCAGCGACGGCAGCACCATGAGCTACCGCACCCGCGTTCGTACCCCGAGTTTTGCGCACTTGCAGCAAATCCCGTCGGCCATCCGCGGCAGTCTGGTATCAGACTTGATTGTCTATCTGGGTAGTATCGATTTTGTTATGTCAGATGTGGATCGCTAA
- the nuoI gene encoding NADH-quinone oxidoreductase subunit NuoI yields the protein MTLKELLVGFGTQVRSIWMIGLHAFAKRETRMYPEEPVYLPPRYRGRIVLTRDPDGSERCVACNLCAVACPVGCISLQKAEMQDGRWYPEFFRINFSRCIFCGLCEEACPTTAIQLTPDFEMGEYKRQDLVYEKEDLLISGPGKYPEYNFYRMAGMAIDGKDKGEAENEAKPIDVKGLLP from the coding sequence ATGACTTTAAAAGAATTACTCGTGGGCTTCGGCACCCAGGTTCGTAGTATCTGGATGATTGGCCTGCATGCGTTCGCCAAACGCGAAACGCGTATGTACCCGGAAGAGCCGGTCTATCTGCCACCGCGCTACCGTGGTCGTATCGTGCTGACGCGCGACCCGGACGGTTCCGAGCGCTGCGTTGCCTGTAACCTGTGTGCGGTAGCCTGCCCTGTCGGCTGTATCTCGCTGCAAAAAGCGGAGATGCAGGACGGCCGCTGGTATCCGGAATTTTTCCGTATCAACTTCTCACGCTGCATTTTCTGCGGTTTGTGCGAAGAAGCGTGCCCGACAACGGCGATTCAGCTCACCCCGGATTTCGAGATGGGCGAATACAAACGTCAGGATTTGGTGTACGAAAAAGAGGATCTGCTGATCTCCGGTCCGGGCAAATACCCGGAATATAACTTCTACCGGATGGCAGGTATGGCAATCGACGGCAAAGATAAAGGCGAAGCGGAAAATGAAGCCAAGCCTATCGACGTCAAGGGCCTGTTACCGTAA
- the nuoE gene encoding NADH-quinone oxidoreductase subunit NuoE — protein MHENQQPQTEAFELSAAEREAIEHEKHHYEDPRAASIEALKIVQKQRGWVPDGAIYAIADVLGIPASDVEGVATFYSQIFRQPVGRHVIRYCDSVVCHITGYQGIQSAIESHLKIKPGQTTFDGRFTLLPTCCLGNCDKGPNMMIDEDTHSHLTPDAIPDLLERYK, from the coding sequence ATGCACGAGAATCAACAACCACAAACCGAGGCTTTTGAGCTGAGTGCGGCAGAGCGTGAGGCAATTGAGCACGAGAAGCACCACTACGAAGACCCGCGTGCGGCGTCCATTGAAGCGCTGAAGATCGTTCAGAAACAGCGTGGTTGGGTGCCGGACGGCGCAATTTACGCCATCGCTGATGTGCTGGGCATTCCGGCGAGCGATGTTGAAGGCGTGGCAACATTCTACAGCCAGATCTTCCGCCAGCCGGTTGGCCGCCATGTTATTCGCTATTGCGACAGCGTGGTTTGCCATATCACCGGCTATCAGGGCATTCAATCCGCGATTGAAAGCCATCTGAAGATTAAACCGGGCCAGACAACGTTCGACGGTCGCTTTACGCTGCTGCCGACCTGCTGTCTGGGTAACTGCGATAAAGGCCCGAACATGATGATTGATGAGGACACTCACAGCCATCTGACGCCGGACGCAATCCCTGACTTGCTGGAGCGGTATAAATGA
- the nuoH gene encoding NADH-quinone oxidoreductase subunit NuoH: MSWLTPDVIDILLSILKAVVILLVVVTCGAFMSFGERRLLGLFQNRYGPNRVGWGGSLQLVADMIKMFFKEDWIPRFSDRVIFTLAPMIAFTSLLLAFAIVPVSPTWVVADLNIGILFFLMMAGLAVYAVLFAGWSSNNKYSLLGAMRASAQTLSYEVFLGLSLMGVVAQAGSFNMTDIVNNQAGLWNVIPQFFGFVTFAIAGVAVCHRHPFDQPEAEQELADGYHIEYSGMKFGLFFVGEYIGIVTISALMVTLFFGGWQGPLLPPFIWFALKTAFFMMMFILIRAALPRPRYDQVMSFGWKVCLPLTLINLLGTAAVILWQAQ; encoded by the coding sequence ATGAGCTGGTTAACACCGGATGTTATCGACATTCTGTTAAGCATTCTGAAAGCAGTCGTCATTCTGCTGGTGGTGGTCACCTGTGGTGCGTTCATGAGCTTTGGTGAACGTCGTCTGCTCGGTCTGTTCCAGAACCGTTATGGGCCGAACCGCGTAGGCTGGGGTGGTTCACTCCAGCTGGTGGCGGACATGATCAAGATGTTCTTTAAAGAGGACTGGATCCCGCGCTTTTCGGATCGCGTGATTTTTACTCTTGCGCCAATGATTGCCTTTACCTCGTTGCTGTTAGCGTTCGCTATTGTGCCGGTCAGCCCGACCTGGGTGGTGGCCGACCTCAATATCGGCATCCTGTTCTTCCTGATGATGGCAGGTCTGGCGGTTTACGCGGTGCTGTTCGCTGGCTGGTCGAGTAACAACAAATACTCGTTGCTTGGTGCGATGCGTGCTTCCGCGCAGACCCTGAGCTATGAAGTGTTCCTCGGGCTTTCCCTGATGGGTGTGGTTGCGCAGGCCGGTTCATTCAACATGACCGACATCGTTAACAACCAGGCCGGTTTGTGGAACGTTATCCCGCAGTTCTTCGGTTTTGTGACTTTCGCGATCGCGGGCGTTGCGGTGTGTCACCGTCACCCGTTTGACCAGCCGGAAGCAGAGCAGGAGCTGGCGGATGGTTACCACATCGAATATTCCGGTATGAAGTTCGGCCTGTTCTTTGTCGGGGAATACATCGGTATCGTCACCATTTCCGCGCTGATGGTCACGCTGTTCTTCGGTGGCTGGCAAGGGCCGTTGTTACCGCCATTCATCTGGTTCGCGCTGAAAACTGCGTTCTTTATGATGATGTTCATTTTGATCCGCGCCGCGCTGCCGCGTCCGCGTTATGACCAGGTGATGTCCTTCGGCTGGAAAGTCTGCCTGCCATTGACGCTGATTAACTTGCTGGGAACGGCGGCTGTCATTCTCTGGCAAGCGCAATAA
- the nuoF gene encoding NADH-quinone oxidoreductase subunit NuoF encodes MKTVIRTPETHPLTWRLRDDKQPVWLEEYQSKNGYAGARKALTGMAPDEIVNAVKDSGLKGRGGAGFSTGLKWSLMPKDESMNIRYLLCNADEMEPGTYKDRLLMEQLPHLLVEGMLISAFALKAYRGYIFLRGEYIEAAVHLRRAIAEATEAGLLGKNILGSGFDFELFVHTGAGRYICGEETALINSLEGRRANPRSKPPFPASSGAWGKPTCVNNVETLCNVPAILANGVEWYQNISTSKDAGTKLMGFSGRVKNPGLWELPFGTTAREILEDYAGGMRDGLKFKAWQPGGAGTDFLTEAHLDLPMEFESIGKAGSRLGTALAMAVDHEIGMVPLVRNLEEFFARESCGWCTPCRDGLPWSVKILRALERGEGQPGDIETLEQLCRQLGPGKTFCAHAPGAVEPLQSAIKYFREEFEAGIKQQFSNTHAIGGIQPNLLKARW; translated from the coding sequence ATGAAAACAGTTATCCGTACTCCTGAAACGCATCCGCTGACCTGGCGTCTGCGTGATGACAAACAGCCGGTCTGGCTCGAAGAGTACCAGAGCAAAAACGGTTACGCCGGTGCGCGCAAAGCGCTGACCGGCATGGCACCGGATGAGATTGTCAACGCGGTTAAAGATTCTGGTCTGAAAGGTCGCGGTGGCGCGGGCTTCTCCACAGGTCTGAAGTGGAGCCTGATGCCGAAAGACGAATCCATGAACATCCGTTACTTGCTGTGTAACGCCGATGAAATGGAACCGGGCACCTACAAAGACCGCCTGCTGATGGAGCAACTACCGCACCTGTTGGTGGAAGGGATGCTGATTTCGGCATTCGCGCTGAAAGCCTACCGTGGCTACATCTTCCTGCGTGGTGAATATATTGAAGCGGCGGTGCATCTGCGCCGCGCGATTGCTGAAGCAACCGAAGCCGGTTTGCTCGGCAAGAACATTCTTGGCAGCGGATTCGACTTCGAACTGTTCGTGCATACCGGTGCGGGACGTTATATCTGCGGCGAAGAAACGGCGCTGATTAACTCGCTGGAAGGCCGCCGCGCTAACCCGCGTTCCAAACCGCCATTCCCGGCAAGCTCTGGCGCATGGGGTAAACCGACGTGTGTCAACAACGTCGAAACCCTGTGTAACGTCCCGGCTATTCTGGCGAACGGCGTTGAGTGGTATCAGAACATTTCGACCAGCAAAGATGCGGGCACCAAACTGATGGGCTTCTCCGGCCGCGTGAAGAATCCGGGTCTGTGGGAGCTGCCGTTTGGTACCACCGCGCGTGAAATCCTTGAGGATTACGCGGGCGGTATGCGTGATGGCTTGAAATTTAAAGCCTGGCAGCCGGGTGGGGCAGGTACTGACTTCCTGACCGAAGCACACCTCGACTTGCCGATGGAGTTTGAAAGCATCGGTAAAGCGGGCAGCCGTCTCGGTACGGCGCTGGCGATGGCCGTTGACCATGAAATTGGCATGGTACCGCTGGTGCGTAACCTGGAAGAGTTCTTCGCCCGCGAGTCCTGCGGCTGGTGTACGCCATGTCGCGATGGTCTGCCGTGGAGCGTGAAAATCCTGCGTGCGCTGGAGCGCGGTGAAGGCCAGCCTGGAGATATCGAGACACTTGAGCAATTGTGTCGACAACTCGGGCCGGGTAAAACCTTCTGCGCGCATGCGCCAGGTGCGGTTGAACCGTTACAGAGCGCGATTAAATATTTCCGCGAAGAGTTCGAAGCGGGCATTAAACAGCAATTCAGCAATACCCATGCAATTGGCGGTATCCAGCCAAACTTGCTGAAAGCGCGCTGGTAA
- the nuoA gene encoding NADH-quinone oxidoreductase subunit NuoA produces MRMSTSTEIIAHHWAFAIFLIVAIGLCCLMLIGGRFLGGRARARHKNVPFESGIDSVGSARLRLSAKFYLVAMFFVIFDVEALYLYAWSTSIRESGWVGFVEAAIFILVLLAGLVYLVRIGALDWTPVRSRREQINPETNSYTDSQR; encoded by the coding sequence ATGCGTATGTCAACATCCACTGAAATCATCGCTCATCACTGGGCATTCGCTATCTTTCTTATTGTCGCCATTGGCCTGTGTTGCCTGATGCTGATCGGCGGTCGGTTTTTGGGCGGTCGCGCACGCGCGAGGCACAAAAACGTTCCTTTCGAATCGGGTATCGACTCCGTCGGTTCCGCTCGCTTACGTCTATCCGCCAAGTTCTACCTGGTGGCCATGTTCTTCGTCATCTTCGATGTGGAAGCGCTCTATTTATACGCATGGTCAACCTCCATTCGCGAGAGTGGTTGGGTCGGGTTTGTCGAAGCCGCAATTTTTATATTAGTGCTGCTGGCTGGTCTGGTTTATCTGGTGCGTATTGGCGCGCTGGATTGGACGCCCGTGCGTTCGCGCCGTGAGCAAATCAACCCAGAGACTAACAGCTACACTGACAGTCAACGCTAA
- the nuoJ gene encoding NADH-quinone oxidoreductase subunit J, which yields MEFAFYICGLVAILTTVRVITHTNPVHALLYLIVSLLAIAGVFFSLGAYFAGALEIIVYAGAIMVLFVFVVMMLNLGNTVVEQERNWLSPQIWIGPALLSAVLLVVMIYAILGVNDQGIEGTAIGAKAVGITLFGPYVLAVELASMLLLAGLVVAFHLGREDRPGEVLSNRTEDRAKRKTEEHA from the coding sequence ATGGAGTTCGCTTTTTATATCTGTGGCCTGGTCGCCATCCTGACGACGGTACGCGTGATTACGCATACCAACCCGGTACACGCGTTGCTGTATCTGATTGTGTCTCTGCTGGCCATTGCCGGGGTCTTCTTTTCGCTCGGCGCGTACTTCGCCGGGGCGCTGGAGATCATCGTCTACGCCGGAGCCATCATGGTGCTGTTTGTGTTTGTGGTGATGATGCTGAACCTCGGCAATACCGTGGTCGAGCAGGAGCGCAACTGGTTGTCGCCGCAAATCTGGATTGGCCCTGCGCTGCTTTCCGCAGTGCTACTGGTGGTGATGATTTACGCCATCCTCGGCGTTAACGATCAGGGTATCGAGGGGACGGCGATTGGCGCGAAAGCGGTTGGCATTACGCTGTTTGGTCCTTACGTACTGGCGGTGGAACTGGCTTCAATGCTGCTGCTGGCGGGGCTGGTTGTCGCTTTCCATCTGGGACGCGAAGACAGACCTGGCGAAGTGCTGAGCAATCGCACGGAAGACCGCGCGAAAAGAAAAACGGAGGAGCACGCATGA
- the nuoK gene encoding NADH-quinone oxidoreductase subunit NuoK: MIPLQHGLILAAILFVLGLTGLVIRRNLLFMLIGLEIMINAAALAFVVAGSYWGQTDGQVMYILAISLAAAEASIGLALLLQLHRRRQNLNIDSVSEMRG; encoded by the coding sequence ATGATCCCGTTGCAACATGGATTGATCCTCGCTGCGATTTTGTTTGTTTTGGGGCTGACCGGTCTGGTTATCCGCCGCAACCTGCTGTTTATGCTGATTGGGCTGGAAATCATGATTAACGCCGCTGCGCTGGCCTTTGTGGTCGCGGGCAGCTACTGGGGTCAGACCGACGGACAGGTGATGTACATACTCGCCATTAGCCTCGCGGCTGCCGAAGCGAGCATTGGCCTGGCGTTGCTGTTGCAACTCCATCGTCGCCGCCAGAATCTGAATATCGATTCAGTAAGTGAGATGCGTGGATGA